One Setaria italica strain Yugu1 chromosome II, Setaria_italica_v2.0, whole genome shotgun sequence DNA segment encodes these proteins:
- the LOC101761441 gene encoding endoplasmic reticulum-Golgi intermediate compartment protein 3 codes for MARIPSLKSLNAFPHAEEHLLKKTYSGAIVTILGLIIMFTLFVHELQFYLTTYTVHQMSVDLKRGETLPIHINMSFPSLPCEVLSVDAIDMSGKHEVDLHTNIWKLRLDRYGHIIGTEYLSDLVEKGHGAHHDHDHGHEHHDEQKKHEPTFNEDAEKMVKSVKQALENGEGCRVYGMLDVQRVAGNFHISVHGLNIFVAEKDFLRSCCLENLLSIEAGCLAILIFSC; via the exons ATGGCGAGGATACCGTCCCTAAAGAGCCTCAATGCGTTTCCGCACGCCGAGGAGCACTTGTTGAAGAAGACTTACTCCGGTGCTATTG TGACAATTCTTGGGCTAATTATAATGTTTACATTGTTCGTGCATGAGCTGCAGTTTTATCTTACCACCTACACCGTGCACCAG ATGTCTGTAGATCTGAAACGAGGAGAAACTCTACCAATCCATATAAATATGTCATTTCCTTCTTTGCCATGTGAAG TATTGAGTGTGGATGCGATTGACATGTCTGGGAAACATGAAGTTGATTTGCATACAAATATTTGGAAG CTTCGCTTGGATAGGTATGGCCATATCATTGGTACAGAGTACTTGTCTGACCTAGTTGAAAAGGGACATGGGGCTCATCATGATCATG ACCATGGCCATGAGCATCACGATGAACAAAAGAAGCATGAGCCCACCTTCAATGAAGATGCAGAGAAAATGGTGAAGAGTGTCAAACAAGCGCTGGAAAATGGTGAAGGGTGTCGA GTCTATGGGATGTTAGATGTGCAGAGGGTTGCTGGTAACTTCCATATCTCAGTGCATGGTTTGAACATTTTTGTTGCTGAAAAG GATTTCCTGAGAAGCTGCTGCCTGGAAAATCTGCTGTCTATAGAAgctgggtgtttggcaatcctgatctTTTCTTGTTGA
- the LOC101761835 gene encoding uncharacterized protein LOC101761835, with protein MTLKDIGKCTEICYKDTVLEDRQWSAYIDRSPGQDGYSLECFNACVSGCGFRFEVPTEKVEEIKPNRPSKPSPPPEVKQTMSPPDSTVGSRVDVQMFPV; from the exons ATGACTCTTAAAG ACATAGGAAAATGTACTGAAATCTGCTACAAGGATACAGTGTTGGAAGATCGGCAGTGGAGTGCTTACATTGATCGATCTCCAGGGCAGGATGGTTACTCTTTG GAGTGCTTCAATGCTTGTGTGTCTGGCTGTGGATTCAGG TTTGAGGTCCCAACAGAGAAGGTTGAAGAGATCAAGCCCAACAGGCCATCCAAGCCGTCGCCACCACCTGAAGTGAAGCAAACTATGAGTCCACCAGATTCCACTGTGGGGAGCCGTGTAGACGTGCAAATGTTCCCTGTTTGA